The Microcebus murinus isolate Inina chromosome 4, M.murinus_Inina_mat1.0, whole genome shotgun sequence genome has a segment encoding these proteins:
- the SERPING1 gene encoding plasma protease C1 inhibitor isoform X1 yields the protein MASGLTPLTLLLLLLLAGNGASSNPNTASYSFSDPKGEIEGNIMEGDTPEIHTVRYVERASTLLPTTNPTTNPTTNSTTNLTTNSTTNSTTNSATEVTASTADEPTTQPTTQSPTDLPTQAAPEPFCPGPGTPCSDLESHLAEAVLGDALIDFSLKLYRAFSAVKEAETNMAFSPFSIASLLTHVLLGAGNVTRRNLETVLSYPKDFACVHQALRAFTSKGVTSVSQIFHSPDLAIRDTFVNASQTLYGSSPSVLGNNSDANLELINTWVAENTNHKIKDLLDSLPSDTRLVLLNAIYLSAKWKTAFSRNKTRVEPFHFQNSVIKVPMMTSKKYPVAHFIDPTLKAKVGQLQLSHNLSLVLLVPQTPKHRLEDVEQALSPTVFRAIMKKLEMSKFHPTLLMMPRIKVKTSQDMLSIMEKLEFFDFSYDLDLCGLTKDPDLAVSAMQHQTVLELTETGVEAAAASAISVARTLLVFDVQQPFLFLLWDQQHKFPVFMGRVYDPRA from the exons ATGGCCTCAGGGCTGACCCCATTgaccctcctgctgctgctgctgctggctggg AATGGAGCCTCCTCAAATCCAAATACCGCCAGCTACAGCTTCAGTGATCCAAAAGGGGAAATCGAAGGGAACATCATGGAGGGAGATACCCCTGAGATTCACACTGTTCGGTATGTGGAACGGGCTTCCACCTTGTTGCCAACGACCAACCCAACGACCAACCCAACAACCAACTCAACAACCAACCTAACAACCAACTCAACAACCAACTCAACAACCAACTCAGCCACCGAAGTAACAGCCAGTACCGCTGATGAACCCACCACCCAACCAACTACCCAGTCCCCGACAGATCTTCCTACCCAGGCCGCTCCTGAGCCCTTCTGCCCTGGGCCTGGCACTCCCTGCTCTGATCTGGAGAGTCACTTGGCAGAAGCTGTGCTGGGGGACGCTTTGATAGATTTTTCCCTGAAGCTCTACCGCGCCTTCTCAGCAGTGAAGGAGGCCGAGACCAACATGGCCTTTTCCCCGTTCAGCATCGCCAGCCTCCTCACCCACGTCCTGCTTG GGGCTGGGAACGTCACCAGAAGAAACCTGGAGACCGTCCTCTCCTACCCCAAGGACTTCGCCTGTGTCCACCAGGCACTGAGGGCCTTTACGTCCAAAGGCgtcacctcggtctcccagatcTTCCACAGCCCGG ACCTGGCCATAAGGGACACCTTTGTGAATGCCTCTCAGACCCTGTATGGCAGCAGCCCcagcgtcctgggcaataacagCGATGCCAACTTGGAGCTCATCAACACCTGGGTGGCCGAGAACACCAACCACAAGATCAAGGACCTGCTAGACAGCCTGCCTTCTGACACCCGCCTTGTCCTCCTCAATGCTATCTACCTGAGTG ccAAGTGGAAGACAGCATTTTCTCGCAATAAAACCAGGGTGGAGCCCTTTCACTTCCAAAACTCTGTTATTAAAGTGCCCATGATGACTAGCAAGAAGTACCCTGTGGCCCATTTTATTGACCCAACTTTGAAGGCCAAG GTGGGGCAGCTGCAGCTCTCCCACAACCTGAGCTTGGTGCTCCTGGTGCCCCAGACCCCAAAACACCGTCTCGAAGATGTGGAGCAGGCTCTCAGCCCCACTGTCTTCAGGGCCATCATGAAGAAGCTGGAGATGTCCAAATTCCATCCCACTCTCCTAATGATGCCCCGGATCAAAGTGAAGACCAGCCAGGACATGCTGTCAATCATGGAGAAACTGG AATTCTTTGACTTTTCTTATGACCTTGACCTGTGTGGGCTGACGAAGGACCCGGATCTGGCAGTTTCTGCGATGCAGCACCAGACGGTGCTGGAGCTGACGGAGACTGGGGTGGAGGCGGCTGCAGCCTCCGCCATCTCCGTGGCCCGCACCTTGCTGGTCTTCGACGTGCAGCAGCCGTTCCTCTTCCTGCTCTGGGACCAGCAGCACAAGTTCCCTGTCTTCATGGGGCGGGTATATGACCCCAGGGCCTGA
- the SERPING1 gene encoding plasma protease C1 inhibitor isoform X2, whose product MASGLTPLTLLLLLLLAGFLEPQNGASSNPNTASYSFSDPKGEIEGNIMEGDTPEIHTVRYVERASTLLPTTNPTTNPTTNSTTNLTTNSTTNSTTNSATEVTASTADEPTTQPTTQSPTDLPTQAAPEPFCPGPGTPCSDLESHLAEAVLGDALIDFSLKLYRAFSAVKEAETNMAFSPFSIASLLTHVLLGAGNVTRRNLETVLSYPKDFACVHQALRAFTSKGVTSVSQIFHSPDLAIRDTFVNASQTLYGSSPSVLGNNSDANLELINTWVAENTNHKIKDLLDSLPSDTRLVLLNAIYLSAKWKTAFSRNKTRVEPFHFQNSVIKVPMMTSKKYPVAHFIDPTLKAKVGQLQLSHNLSLVLLVPQTPKHRLEDVEQALSPTVFRAIMKKLEMSKFHPTLLMMPRIKVKTSQDMLSIMEKLEFFDFSYDLDLCGLTKDPDLAVSAMQHQTVLELTETGVEAAAASAISVARTLLVFDVQQPFLFLLWDQQHKFPVFMGRVYDPRA is encoded by the exons ATGGCCTCAGGGCTGACCCCATTgaccctcctgctgctgctgctgctggctggg TTTCTTGAACCACAGAATGGAGCCTCCTCAAATCCAAATACCGCCAGCTACAGCTTCAGTGATCCAAAAGGGGAAATCGAAGGGAACATCATGGAGGGAGATACCCCTGAGATTCACACTGTTCGGTATGTGGAACGGGCTTCCACCTTGTTGCCAACGACCAACCCAACGACCAACCCAACAACCAACTCAACAACCAACCTAACAACCAACTCAACAACCAACTCAACAACCAACTCAGCCACCGAAGTAACAGCCAGTACCGCTGATGAACCCACCACCCAACCAACTACCCAGTCCCCGACAGATCTTCCTACCCAGGCCGCTCCTGAGCCCTTCTGCCCTGGGCCTGGCACTCCCTGCTCTGATCTGGAGAGTCACTTGGCAGAAGCTGTGCTGGGGGACGCTTTGATAGATTTTTCCCTGAAGCTCTACCGCGCCTTCTCAGCAGTGAAGGAGGCCGAGACCAACATGGCCTTTTCCCCGTTCAGCATCGCCAGCCTCCTCACCCACGTCCTGCTTG GGGCTGGGAACGTCACCAGAAGAAACCTGGAGACCGTCCTCTCCTACCCCAAGGACTTCGCCTGTGTCCACCAGGCACTGAGGGCCTTTACGTCCAAAGGCgtcacctcggtctcccagatcTTCCACAGCCCGG ACCTGGCCATAAGGGACACCTTTGTGAATGCCTCTCAGACCCTGTATGGCAGCAGCCCcagcgtcctgggcaataacagCGATGCCAACTTGGAGCTCATCAACACCTGGGTGGCCGAGAACACCAACCACAAGATCAAGGACCTGCTAGACAGCCTGCCTTCTGACACCCGCCTTGTCCTCCTCAATGCTATCTACCTGAGTG ccAAGTGGAAGACAGCATTTTCTCGCAATAAAACCAGGGTGGAGCCCTTTCACTTCCAAAACTCTGTTATTAAAGTGCCCATGATGACTAGCAAGAAGTACCCTGTGGCCCATTTTATTGACCCAACTTTGAAGGCCAAG GTGGGGCAGCTGCAGCTCTCCCACAACCTGAGCTTGGTGCTCCTGGTGCCCCAGACCCCAAAACACCGTCTCGAAGATGTGGAGCAGGCTCTCAGCCCCACTGTCTTCAGGGCCATCATGAAGAAGCTGGAGATGTCCAAATTCCATCCCACTCTCCTAATGATGCCCCGGATCAAAGTGAAGACCAGCCAGGACATGCTGTCAATCATGGAGAAACTGG AATTCTTTGACTTTTCTTATGACCTTGACCTGTGTGGGCTGACGAAGGACCCGGATCTGGCAGTTTCTGCGATGCAGCACCAGACGGTGCTGGAGCTGACGGAGACTGGGGTGGAGGCGGCTGCAGCCTCCGCCATCTCCGTGGCCCGCACCTTGCTGGTCTTCGACGTGCAGCAGCCGTTCCTCTTCCTGCTCTGGGACCAGCAGCACAAGTTCCCTGTCTTCATGGGGCGGGTATATGACCCCAGGGCCTGA